In a single window of the Pocillopora verrucosa isolate sample1 chromosome 4, ASM3666991v2, whole genome shotgun sequence genome:
- the LOC131774887 gene encoding NADH dehydrogenase [ubiquinone] 1 alpha subcomplex subunit 13-like: MATSLVKEVAKQELPPKGGYPAIVYARNIPTRGPSGIALFLGGAAVMAYGFYRVIMGNRKRCELRKEQMEARIGFLPLLQAEHDRNCLRLLKENEELEAQIMKDVPDWKVGESVYHTEKWVTPMPIQVEKL; encoded by the exons ATGGCGACCTCCTTAGTGAAAGAGGTGGCAAAGCAAGAGCTACCTCCAAAAGGTGGTTATCCTGCTATTGTGTATGCCAGGAATATACCAACCAGAGGCCCTTCTGGTATAGCATTGTTCCTTGGCGGAGCAGCCGTGATGGCGTACGGATTTTATCGTGTTATTATGGGGAACCGAAAACGATG tgaACTGAGGAAAGAGCAAATGGAAGCAAGGATTGGATTTCTCCCACTTTTACAAGCAGAACACGACAGAAA TTGTCTACGgctattgaaagaaaatgaagaacttGAGGCACAGATCATGAAAGATGTTCCTGATTGGAAAGTTGGTGAGAGTGTGTACCACACAGAAAAATGGGTCACACCTATGCCCATTCAAGTTGAAAAGCTGTAA
- the LOC131774889 gene encoding dapdiamide synthesis protein DdaC, which translates to MSTLVFSSVWRLSNPLWRSVRKMSVCFRSSQTSSTKDSIFERIPREKLVPNIRSGLRDREFLSGSVDGSFPEFLGVPGDSFPLGLRIINGNQFSLGELSAKCMEYVQENNSQSPAIVFRGLPAKTAEDFLTITQAIKGKPLSYAGGNVPRPRAIENSEIYQATTEDQAVTIELHHEMAYSSSFPSKVFFFCLQEPADGCGGETPLAKSSEILLKLDPEVVRKFQSKGVKYAGYWPDKSRAEYMSWQQQYYTDNKEEAEKKAKQLYDTVIWDDNGDMHWSNVKPAFLRHPKTGEDIWFNQVTIHHHTYYNSLPMFKSIELPPHKYPCTVYYGDGSTIEPEVIQHLRAVSWSCAVGFRWRKGDLLVLDNLTVQHGRIGFTGKREILVHLMTD; encoded by the exons ATGTCGACCCTTGTCTTTTCCTCGGTTTGGAGACTGTCTAATCCCCTTTGGCGTTCAGTCAGAAAAATGTCAGTATGTTTCCGGTCATCCCAAACGTCTTCGACCAAAGACAGCATTTTTGAACGAATACCTAGAGAGAAGCTGGTGCCGAATATCAGGTCGGGGCTTCGAGACAGGGAGTTCCTCTCTGGCTCTGTGGATGGTAGTTTCCCAGAGTTCTTAGGAGTACCAGGTGACTCTTTCCCCCTCGGATTGCGAATCATTAACGGGAATCAGTTCTCTCTGGGAGAGTTGAGTGCAAAATGTATGGAATACGTGCAGGAAAACAACTCTCAAAGCCCTGCGATCGTGTTCCGCGGATTACCTGCAAAAACGGCAGAAGATTTCTTGACTATAACCCAAGCTATCAAGGGGAAACCTCTGAGTTATGCGGGTGGTAACGTTCCCAGGCCGCGTGCCATAGAAAACTCTGAGATCTACCAAGCTACAACTGAAGATCAAGCTGTAACGATCGAATTGCATCATGAAATGGCATATAGTAGTTCCTTTCCATCAAAG GTGTTCTTTTTTTGCTTGCAAGAGCCCGCAGACGGTTGTGGTGGTGAGACACCGCTGGCCAAGAGCAGCGAAATTCTTCTCAAACTGGATCCTGAAGTCGTGAGGAAGTTTCAAAGTAAAGGGGTGAAGTACGCAGGTTATTGGCCCGACAAATCTCGCGCAGAATACATGAGCTGGCAGCAGCAGTATTACACTGATAATAAAGAG GAGGCGGAAAAGAAAGCCAAGCAACTTTATGATACGGTTATATGGGACGACAACGGTGATATGCACTGGTCCAACGTGAAGCCTGCCTTCCTTCGTCATCCGAAAACGGGAGAAGATATCTGGTTTAACCAAGTGACAATCCACCATCATACCTATTATAACTCATTGCCAATGTTCAAGAGCATCGAGCTCCCGCCCCACAAATATCCATGTACGGTCTATTATGGAGACGGTAGCACCATCGAGCCTGAAGTGATCCAACACTTGAGAGCTGTGTCATGGTCATGCGCAGTTGGATTTCGGTGGAGGAAGGGTGATTTGTTAGTGTTGGATAATCTGACTGTTCAGCACGGACGAATCGGCTTCACAGGAAAGCGAGAAATACTGGTGCATTTGATGACTGACTGA
- the LOC131774895 gene encoding uncharacterized protein produces MKFSVALIVISAAFAVSLETQKGTLVEELTENTFDNYLTVSNLAIVDFFAPWCPHCKSFAPEYEQAASKAQAEKLNAFFAKVDCAGSGKSLCSKLDIKFLPTVRLFRDGKPLGDYSGERSADAVLEFLQKAIKAPNDMKLTMSDDISGTPPDVTPWHADDKKSH; encoded by the exons atgaagttttcCGTTGCTTTGATCGTAATTTCTGCAGCTTTCGCTGTATCGTTAGAGACCCAAAAAGGGACTTTAGTTGAAGAACTGACGGAAAATACCTTCGATAATTATCTTACGGTTTCAAACCTTGCAATCGTGGATTTCTTTGCACCGTG GTGTCCTCACTGCAAATCGTTTGCGCCTGAATACGAACAAGCTGCATCAAAGGCACAAGCCGAAAAGTTGAATGCTTTTTTCGCAAAG GTGGACTGTGCAGGAAGTGGTAAAAGCCTCTGCAGTAAATTGGACATTAAGTTTCTGCCTACGGTCAGACTGTTCAGAGATGGTAAACCACTTGGAGATTACTCAGGAGAGAGAAGTGCAG ATGCCGTCCTAGAGTTTCTGCAGAAAGCAATAAAAGCACCAAATGACATGAAATTGACGATGTCTGATGACATCAGCGGGACACCACCTGACGTCACACCTTGGCACGCGGATGACAAGAAAAGccattga